From the genome of Atribacterota bacterium, one region includes:
- a CDS encoding coiled coil domain-containing protein produces the protein MDRQAFIDKMAAKLKQWDAEIEKLEAKAEEKEADARMEYDKKIEKLQNKKEEAQKKLDEVKNASEEAWGELKAGAEKALGNLKNSFDDAINKFK, from the coding sequence ATGGATAGACAAGCTTTTATCGATAAGATGGCTGCCAAACTTAAACAATGGGATGCAGAGATTGAAAAGTTAGAAGCAAAAGCAGAGGAGAAAGAAGCTGATGCCAGGATGGAATATGATAAGAAAATCGAAAAATTACAAAATAAAAAAGAAGAAGCTCAAAAAAAATTGGATGAAGTCAAGAATGCTAGTGAAGAAGCCTGGGGCGAACTAAAGGCAGGAGCTGAAAAAGCATTGGGTAATCTAAAGAATTCTTTTGATGATGCTATTAATAAATTTAAATAA